TTACCGTACGTAGGTTCGAACCCTACCCTCTCCACCATCAGAAAATGTCATCAGGCGCTTCCCAAATAATATGATTAAAAAATAAAAGCAACTTTGGTTCGAAGCCAGACGAACGCGCGCGATAGCAGCGATAAGCGACCAGGATGGGAGCGAAAGTGCGTCTGGCCGGCCCTGAAAGAATTGATACGATGTCAATGATGGAAGGGCGAACCCTACCCTCTCCACCAATCTTCGCTTCACCACGAGCTAAGCAGAAGCGTTAGCGCAGACTGTCACGGCGTAGATACGTCTCTCGGTTTCACCTTGGCAAGCCATAAAATATTCAACCGAATTTTTTGATTAACAAAGATATATAGCGACTCGGGTTAAAAAGTCGATGATCGTCGAGTAAGTGTGAGGAAAAGCGAATTACCTAACCCAGAAAATAATTTCCGGGAAACGTGCGTAGATGATTTTTGTTTTTTGAAATTCAGTGAGGTTCTTTCCCTTCAAAAACATGTCAGAAAATTTTTGAATCTTTTGTTTTAAAACTTCAGGGACCGCGTCCCAGTTAATATTCCATAAGGATTCGGAACCGATACTTTCATTTTTTACAGAATATTCCATAATGTAACCTTCACCGGGTTTCAGGTTGATAACATGTTTGCTGGATAAAAGGATCAGTTCGTGTTGAGGAGCAACCGTATAAACACCTCTGTCTGATGTTTGATAGGTATAAGCCGTAGCCGCACAAAAACGCATATCGTCGCGCAAAGCGGACAGAGTTAATTTCAGGTTACTTATCTTGTCCAGCACGGTAATTGTAGCCCGGTCAAAACATTTTATGTCCCCGTTTAAGGGCAACTGTTCATTTTCAATCAGGTAGTTATCACCTTCGTACCAATCCAGTGCTGTAGGAAAAGCAATTGTCGGATTCATGAATACATCCAGGTTTGACCTGTTCCAAACCTCTACTCTGACAAACTCTGACATAGGATCAATCTTCTTGATAACTTCAATATGTTTTTGCTGATAAAGCGCGCGCTTTACAAATGTCAAAGTGCGTTTCCCGTTTATAAAATCCAGATAACGCTCTGATGTGAGCCATTTAAAATCACCGAAGAATCCTTCCTGATAATTCAGGATAGGATTTTCAAATGTATTGGGCGGTAATATCCAGATTTGCTCCCAGGCAATCGGGAAGGGGTTCATCATTTCTTCTTCATTATCAAAATCTTCCAGGTCCTCAGGGTAGGTCTTGCGGATTACATCCATTCGCTCGACATTTTCCAGATCCAGCGCGATAACAAAAGGATGTGCACTGGTTGTACCCTGAGATTTTTCTACCAGAGCAAAATTTTCTATATCTTGTCTGCCATTTAAAAAATTTTTGATAATGGAGTTATAACCTTCTCTATGTCTGGAAAAACCCGCCACCAGATTATGGAAATTTTTGTCATTAAAAGTAAAGATGGTATCTCCTCTTTCATCAAGAATTTTGGTATTATCTTTTACCTTGATATAGGTCCAGCAAATATTGTATTCTTCATCCTGATAAGCCAGATCCTTTTCTATATATTCCAGGTCGGCATATTTTAAAGTTAGAACAACCGCCAACTGCATGGCGATATGCAGCCTGAAAAATAAAATGGATGTTCCACCGAAATAACCTATAAAATTGGGACAGCTGGATCGATTTTTGTTCCAAATATGCAACAGATTACCCAGCAGGCTGCTGTCATCATTAAGATGACGATGAATATCCAGCAGACTGTTTTCTTTGATTATTTCCTGGTAAAGCAATTGAGCCAGCAGATAATTTAAACGAATTTCCGGATATTTGGATAACTGACCTTCCTGCCAGCCTATAGGATTAATGATAAACTCTCTGTACCAGAGGATTTCCATTTCGGTTATTTTTAATTGCTTCATCTGCTCAACAGTCAGGTTCAAAATATCATGCACGCTGTTGAGGTTGTTCTTAATAAACAGCAGGGTGAGCTCCCTCCATTTTTCCACATCCATCGGATTATTATTCCAGATAATTGAAAATTCTTTATATGAACTTGGTTTAATTTTATTAATAAACTGAAAATTGGGTGTATAGTCCAATAAAGGCTTCATTTGATAGGGATTAAAAATATTTTCCGACTGCCTGATATACCAGTAAAAATGACGATTATGTTCAAAAGCAAATTGATAGGTACCCTTCCAGCTACCGTTTTTTTCCAGGTCATCAATAAAAAAAACAAACAACGGCTCAAATTGTTCCAATTTTTCTCTGGCTTCAAGATAAAATCGGTTAATATTTATTTTCAAGGTTTCTATATCAATAGCCTTTATATTTTCCTTCATGTTCAGTTCATAATAGTTTCTAATATAATGTTCGTATTCACTGATAAACCAGTTAACCATTTGTATTGTGGACTCATTCCAGTGTTCATTCATTAAACTAAAGAAATAGGAATTCACCTGTTCTGGATTGGCCTGAGGCATTATGGCCCTTAAATGATTAGAACCTACAAATACTCGCAATGAAGGATAATCTGGGCTACTCCAACCGGTGAACAAGTTGCCCTTCCAGTTCTTATGCAATGAATGTTCTATTACATTTTCGTCAACGATTATGCTTAGATAGGGAAATTGCTGCAATACACTAAAATTATGATAAACTTTTTCAAGAATAGAAGCTGTCTTTTTTTCAAAAAATCTTTCAGGTATCCATACCAAAGGAGCTACAGCGTTTTGACCGAATAGTCTTATTACTTTTTCAAAATAACTAATGATCGCGGCAGCGGAAAATTCTTCGGAATCAGGACCGATAAAAGCTTCATCCAAAATTCCTCCGGCTATTTTAACATGCCCTGTTCTGGCTAAATTCTGGATCCTGGTCAATAAATCTGTTCTTCTATATGCAAATTCATCGAGGTTTGCATCAGCGAAATGTAAATAAATAATGGAGTTTTTTTGCTTTTCCGGTGTCCTTACATACAATTCCTCAAGCTCATTTAAAACCGGCTCCAAAGTCAGTTTATTTTTCTCATCAAATTGTATGCGGCCCTGCATACTCTCATTCTGTCTAGGCTGGCAATAGTGATGAAACTGCAAGTGATTGATCTGTATCTTTTTTTCAAACAGGTGATAAACCTGCTGGGACAAAACTCTCTGGATGTCCAGCATATTGTCATTTGCGGGCGTTGATAATAATTTTTCGGCGGTCCCCAGCGAGAACCAGCTAATCTCCCCCATAGCCATATGGCCATTATAACAAAATGTTTATTCTTTGGCCAAGGACATTTAAGGTATTCTAATCTTTACGATTAGCTTCGTATTGCTGGATTTTGCGGCTTATAGTCTCCATAACCACTGCCTTATTCATAAGCGGATAACGGTTAAGTAGGATATCAAATTTTATTTTGTTAAATTTAAAAAGCACCATATCTGTTTTTGCTATTACTGTGGCCGTACTTTTATCTACCCCAACCAGGGACATTTCCCCCAATATATCTCCACGTTCTACGATATTCAGATGCTGGCCTTCTTTATAAATGTCCGCAATTCCGTCCGCGATAAAAAAAATATTATCGTTATGCTTTCCTTCAGTAAAAAGCTTGATACCGGGTTTGATATTGGTGAGAACTGCACTATCAAAAACGTCGTAGAATTGCTCATCATTTAAATGGAACCGCGGCATTATTACATGCTTAATTCCATCTAAAAGCTCTTTTTTGTCTTTCATGTCTATTTCTTAATTTCAAATAAATCCTTTAAGAAATTTTCATACAGTGAAGTTAAATTATTCAAATTAACTTTATAATATACATTTCGGCCCTGTTTTCTGGAATCGAGAATACCTACACTTTTTAAATAATTCAAATGATGAGATGTTGTAGACTGCTCCATAAAAAAGTTTTTTTCTATATCACTGGCACAAAGTTCTCCCTCTTTATACAACTTTAAAATAATATCCAGCCTCTCTTCATTGGCTAGCGATCTGAAAATTTTTATATACTCTTGTTTTTTATCCACAACCATTCTCCTTTTCTAAATTTTATTAACTATTTAATTATCTCTATTTTTAAATAATCTTGCAACATGGAAGGTACCTTAATTGTTCCATCAGGTTGCTGATAGTTTTCCATAATAGCAGCCACAGTCCTGCCAATAGCTAGTCCTGAGCCGTTAAGCGTATGAATGTGTTCCACTTTTTTGTCTTGTGTGCGATAACGTATCTTCGCTCTTCTGGCCTGAAAATCCAGAAAATTACTACAGGAGGAAATTTCCCGATAGGTTTCGGCTGACGGAAACCATACTTCAAGGTCATAGGTTTTACTGGAAGAAAAACCCAAATCACTGCTGCATAACTGTATGCGTCGGTAGGGAAGATCCAAAAGCTCCAGAATGCGTTCTGCATCCCCTGTCAAAACCTCCAGCATCTCCGCACTTTTTTCAGGTTTGCTATACATGACCAGCTCAACCTTATTAAATTGATGCTGACGAATAAGCCCGGTTATATCTTTGCCATAGCTGCCGGCTTCGCGTCGGAAACAGGGGGAAAAAGAAACAAATTTTTTAGGCAGTTCGGCTTCTTCCAGAATTTCATCCCGGTAAATATTGGTAACCGAGACCTCAGCAGTGGGAAT
This portion of the Candidatus Margulisiibacteriota bacterium genome encodes:
- a CDS encoding metalloregulator ArsR/SmtB family transcription factor: MDKKQEYIKIFRSLANEERLDIILKLYKEGELCASDIEKNFFMEQSTTSHHLNYLKSVGILDSRKQGRNVYYKVNLNNLTSLYENFLKDLFEIKK
- a CDS encoding cyclic nucleotide-binding domain-containing protein; translated protein: MKDKKELLDGIKHVIMPRFHLNDEQFYDVFDSAVLTNIKPGIKLFTEGKHNDNIFFIADGIADIYKEGQHLNIVERGDILGEMSLVGVDKSTATVIAKTDMVLFKFNKIKFDILLNRYPLMNKAVVMETISRKIQQYEANRKD